One Synechococcus sp. CC9605 genomic window carries:
- a CDS encoding 4-amino-4-deoxy-L-arabinose transferase translates to MRSGSAPEPAPWVAWAGLGLAAAVLALVGLDGLPLRDFDEATVARVALELRHGLGEAPLLPTLWDKPYLNKAPGLHSLIALVIRATTQSDQLPSEWSIRLAPAMLSCLVVPLGGWLQWLLRPGDRSSALSTSVILLTLLPVARHGRLAMLDGTQLTATALLWLALLQLNRSRCSSLWGAVAGLMASAMLLLKAPLLVPAAVAAGLALAWGREWRSWNNRPAAWLGMMLGLAPGVGWHLWHAHIRGSEALWLWGGDGAGRVLLDAGEGSDLGWRVPLIEVLEGGWPWLPLLPFALVWAWRRRQSRWARWSLASLLTLAGAILPLRTQLPWYSHPLWLPIALLCAPLLAWLVERPLSSTRAPESPNPPWRWLLMQLPSFWCGLGLLLLLLGLGSFSSIGASLVPYRGLAAVLGLGWCSGGWWLRSAAPQRRRLGVISLSCGNLAALALLFHSPLWLWELNETWHVQPVAALARANTGSEIKLKGYDERPSLNWYAEQRIERFKGGPGRRLSDKPQKGCITEGQAGRWTLANCR, encoded by the coding sequence ATGCGCTCCGGCTCAGCTCCTGAACCAGCCCCCTGGGTCGCATGGGCAGGGCTGGGCTTGGCCGCTGCTGTGCTGGCCCTGGTCGGCCTCGACGGTCTCCCCCTGCGGGACTTCGATGAAGCCACCGTGGCCCGGGTGGCCCTCGAACTGCGCCACGGGCTCGGGGAAGCCCCGTTGCTGCCCACCCTCTGGGATAAGCCCTACCTCAACAAGGCGCCAGGTCTGCACAGCCTGATCGCCCTCGTGATCAGAGCAACAACGCAGTCCGATCAGCTCCCCTCGGAGTGGAGCATCCGCCTGGCACCGGCCATGCTTTCGTGCCTGGTGGTGCCGCTTGGTGGCTGGCTCCAATGGCTGCTGCGACCAGGGGATCGCTCCAGTGCCCTCTCCACCAGCGTAATCCTGCTGACGCTGTTGCCGGTGGCCCGGCACGGACGTCTGGCCATGTTGGATGGCACCCAGCTGACGGCCACGGCTCTGCTTTGGCTGGCCCTGCTGCAGCTGAACCGCAGCCGCTGCAGCTCACTCTGGGGAGCCGTCGCCGGCCTGATGGCCAGCGCCATGCTGCTGCTTAAAGCCCCACTGCTGGTGCCCGCGGCGGTGGCCGCCGGTTTGGCGCTGGCATGGGGCCGGGAATGGAGAAGCTGGAACAACCGCCCTGCAGCCTGGCTCGGGATGATGCTGGGCCTAGCACCGGGAGTCGGCTGGCATCTCTGGCATGCCCACATCCGGGGGAGCGAAGCGCTCTGGCTCTGGGGCGGAGATGGCGCCGGGCGGGTGCTTCTGGATGCTGGCGAAGGCAGTGATCTGGGATGGCGGGTCCCGCTAATCGAAGTACTGGAGGGGGGCTGGCCCTGGCTGCCGCTGCTGCCCTTCGCACTTGTCTGGGCCTGGCGACGGCGTCAGAGCCGCTGGGCCCGATGGTCCTTGGCCAGCCTGCTCACCCTGGCCGGGGCCATTCTTCCGCTGCGCACCCAGCTCCCCTGGTACAGCCATCCGCTCTGGCTGCCCATCGCTCTTCTCTGCGCTCCGCTGCTGGCCTGGCTGGTGGAGCGACCCTTGTCTTCAACGCGTGCACCGGAAAGCCCCAATCCCCCTTGGCGCTGGTTGCTGATGCAGCTTCCTTCGTTCTGGTGCGGGCTCGGACTGCTGCTCCTGCTGCTGGGGCTGGGCAGCTTCAGCAGCATCGGCGCAAGCCTTGTGCCCTATCGCGGCCTGGCGGCCGTGCTGGGCCTCGGCTGGTGTAGCGGCGGATGGTGGCTGCGCTCTGCAGCACCACAGCGACGACGCCTTGGGGTGATCAGCCTCAGCTGCGGCAATCTGGCAGCGCTGGCCCTGCTGTTTCACTCCCCCCTCTGGTTGTGGGAGCTCAACGAAACCTGGCACGTGCAACCGGTGGCAGCCCTGGCCAGAGCCAATACTGGAAGCGAGATCAAGCTGAAGGGTTACGACGAGCGTCCCAGTCTCAACTGGTACGCCGAACAACGCATTGAGCGTTTCAAAGGTGGCCCAGGCCGCCGTCTCAGCGACAAACCGCAGAAGGGCTGCATCACCGAAGGCCAAGCGGGGCGATGGACCCTGGCCAACTGTCGGTAG
- a CDS encoding glycosyltransferase has product MSSTAEREGPTSHSGLSIVLPTFNEGGSIRQVIESLLHLGTDHPLEILIVDDDSRDGTPDLVRALARQDPRIRIIQRVGRSGLASAIKEGLIAALYPIAVVMDSDGQHEPASVGEAVQLLDQEGLDLVAGSRFLDHSEIRGLSDRRTDGSTLANRLARWSLPRSYRHLSDCMSGFIVLRLDRCLPLVRQVDVNGFKFFYELLAISRGRLQVGEIPLRFQPRLHGSSKLDLAVLWDFVVSLIHTATLRLLPRRAISFGLVGASGVVVQLLSTALLMGLFNLAFQQALPVAVITAASSNYLVNNALTFRDRRQSGRQLIRGLLKFLLVASLPALANVGLATSFYTLIQAHALWAQLAGIVVVYVWNYAASSRFVWNSP; this is encoded by the coding sequence GTGTCGTCCACCGCGGAACGTGAAGGACCGACAAGCCACAGTGGCCTGTCCATCGTGCTGCCCACATTCAATGAAGGTGGTTCCATCCGCCAGGTGATCGAATCCCTGCTGCACCTGGGGACGGATCATCCGCTCGAAATCCTGATCGTCGATGACGATTCCCGCGATGGCACCCCCGATCTGGTTCGCGCCCTGGCCCGCCAGGACCCCAGGATCCGGATCATCCAACGCGTGGGACGCTCCGGACTGGCCAGCGCCATCAAAGAAGGCCTGATCGCAGCCCTCTATCCCATCGCCGTGGTGATGGATAGCGACGGTCAGCACGAACCAGCCTCCGTTGGCGAGGCCGTGCAGCTCCTGGATCAAGAAGGACTGGACCTTGTGGCCGGGAGCCGCTTCCTCGATCACTCCGAAATCCGAGGCCTCAGCGATCGACGTACCGATGGCTCCACCCTCGCTAACCGTCTGGCCCGTTGGAGCCTGCCCAGGTCCTACCGGCACCTGAGCGATTGCATGAGCGGCTTCATCGTGCTGCGCCTCGACCGCTGCCTGCCGCTGGTGCGTCAGGTGGACGTGAACGGTTTCAAATTCTTTTACGAACTCCTGGCCATCAGCCGCGGCCGCCTGCAGGTGGGAGAAATTCCACTGCGCTTTCAGCCGCGGCTGCATGGCAGTTCCAAGCTCGATCTCGCTGTTCTCTGGGACTTCGTCGTTTCCCTGATTCACACCGCAACCCTGCGACTGCTGCCGCGTCGGGCCATTAGCTTCGGGCTTGTGGGCGCCTCCGGCGTGGTGGTGCAGTTGCTGTCAACAGCACTGCTGATGGGACTGTTCAACCTGGCGTTTCAACAGGCGCTTCCGGTGGCGGTGATCACCGCCGCAAGCTCGAACTATCTGGTGAACAACGCCCTCACCTTCCGCGACCGACGCCAGAGCGGACGGCAATTGATCCGGGGGTTGCTGAAATTCCTGCTGGTGGCCTCCCTGCCGGCACTTGCCAACGTTGGCCTCGCCACCAGCTTCTACACCCTGATCCAGGCCCATGCGCTCTGGGCCCAACTGGCGGGCATTGTTGTCGTCTACGTCTGGAACTATGCGGCCTCATCCCGCTTTGTCTGGAACAGCCCCTAG
- a CDS encoding pectate lyase: MAVIYTRGRALKTAIASLFLVVAAASLLTVAVQLVKSASGGSNPDLGWGVVAGVSTGLAVWATRSRGLLRLLSVADPWAHQGRTRAVWGLLLFVLLLVVGLKTGSPDRDAYKNLVFGEGGLVEWSQVLVLVLATRAAWLIGSDLNARLQERRPGRLFQFGAACLALVLMEELAWGQVIFSWRTPPLLNEINAQNETTLHNIGWFQDRLDLGTFLATLGVLAVVVLAPRWMQALTKHCSESMAAVTRALTPAVYSWPLFLAVSALAFCIATRTFSELILNRDQEWGELVLYASIYLLLLRTRVLLGPVQDAP; the protein is encoded by the coding sequence GTGGCTGTGATCTACACACGGGGTCGCGCTCTCAAAACAGCCATCGCTTCATTGTTCCTAGTGGTGGCGGCTGCATCGCTGTTGACGGTGGCCGTGCAGCTGGTGAAGTCTGCCTCTGGCGGTTCCAACCCTGATCTTGGTTGGGGTGTTGTGGCGGGGGTGAGCACTGGACTAGCGGTCTGGGCAACCCGTTCCCGAGGGCTGTTGCGATTGCTGTCTGTTGCCGATCCATGGGCCCATCAGGGCCGCACCCGTGCGGTGTGGGGTTTGCTGTTGTTTGTTCTTCTGCTGGTTGTGGGCTTGAAGACCGGCTCGCCGGACCGCGACGCCTACAAAAATCTGGTGTTTGGCGAGGGTGGCCTTGTGGAGTGGAGCCAGGTGCTGGTGCTGGTGCTCGCCACTCGGGCGGCCTGGTTGATCGGCTCCGACTTGAATGCCCGTTTGCAGGAACGCCGTCCCGGGCGGCTGTTCCAGTTCGGCGCAGCATGTCTTGCCCTGGTCTTGATGGAGGAACTCGCCTGGGGGCAGGTGATCTTCAGTTGGCGGACCCCGCCCTTGTTGAACGAGATCAACGCGCAGAACGAGACGACCCTGCACAACATCGGTTGGTTTCAGGATCGATTGGATCTGGGCACCTTCCTAGCGACCCTTGGGGTTTTGGCTGTTGTGGTTCTGGCGCCGCGCTGGATGCAAGCGCTCACAAAACACTGTTCTGAATCGATGGCGGCTGTGACCCGGGCCCTCACTCCCGCTGTCTACAGCTGGCCGCTGTTTCTGGCGGTTTCTGCACTGGCGTTCTGCATTGCGACGCGCACCTTCTCCGAGCTGATCCTCAATCGGGATCAGGAGTGGGGTGAGCTGGTGCTGTATGCCTCGATTTATCTGTTGTTGTTGCGAACGCGCGTGTTGCTTGGCCCCGTGCAGGACGCTCCGTAA
- a CDS encoding ABC transporter ATP-binding protein: MRRLRQRVAASVPAFPLIPDISTTELRVEAVSYRWPNGQQALNRCNLVIPGPGLWMLVGSNGSGKSTLFRLISGLLEPQSGQIACRSKTALVFQNPDHQLLLPSCGSDLMLGMDPEGAQQHRQSTMRELLGQLGLAQLEKRPIHSLSGGQKQRLAIAGALASDAGLLLLDEPTALLDPSSQSTVLTTVQRLCKDPVNPITALWITHRLGELAFADGAARMQDGRIGPWTRGTELQRRLQGGTFEG; encoded by the coding sequence ATGAGAAGGCTGCGGCAGCGGGTGGCAGCAAGCGTCCCGGCTTTTCCTTTGATTCCTGACATATCGACCACCGAATTGAGGGTTGAAGCCGTCAGCTACCGCTGGCCAAACGGCCAACAGGCCCTCAACCGCTGCAACCTGGTCATCCCTGGCCCAGGCCTGTGGATGCTGGTGGGCAGCAATGGAAGCGGCAAAAGCACCCTGTTCCGCCTGATTTCCGGCCTTCTGGAACCCCAGAGCGGACAGATCGCCTGCCGCTCCAAAACAGCCCTGGTGTTTCAAAACCCAGACCATCAGCTTCTGCTCCCCAGTTGCGGCAGCGATCTGATGCTGGGCATGGACCCTGAGGGGGCGCAACAGCATCGCCAGAGCACCATGCGCGAGCTACTGGGCCAGCTCGGCCTCGCCCAGCTGGAGAAGCGGCCGATTCACAGCCTCAGCGGCGGCCAGAAGCAACGCCTGGCGATTGCCGGAGCCCTGGCGAGCGACGCCGGGCTCTTGCTGCTCGATGAACCGACCGCGCTGCTGGATCCCAGCAGCCAATCAACGGTGCTGACCACCGTGCAACGGCTTTGCAAAGACCCCGTCAACCCGATCACGGCGCTGTGGATCACCCACAGGCTTGGTGAATTGGCCTTCGCTGATGGCGCCGCCCGCATGCAGGACGGTCGGATTGGTCCATGGACCCGGGGAACAGAACTGCA
- a CDS encoding ArnT family glycosyltransferase, with protein sequence MRPHPALSGTAPRRAWLPIAMGSLLRLVQIWMPVLGVHSWRQADTAAMARHFSLAGTPIWLPQVDWGGASAGFVESEFPLYPFLVSRLYGLVGLHEWLGRGLSVFCSALTIWLVMRLGRRWFNPEAGWWAGLAFAIAPLGVYFGRAFQAEALLLICAAGALESLSLWRERRLPWALALSWVCFTSAGLIKVIPLLWLGLPLLVVQLSSNPQGQAPPQQTLPSLVLRLLGRPGFWLYIGTSLMAIAGWYWHAHQLGQASGLSFGFWGSGADRSSISLLLDLNGWINLLVRLSLRLLALVGVPFLLIGLRASWRSGGGQIAISGLVGVLLCTIATMRSSTIHEYYQLPLLLFSSPLIGLGWQTWHQRRPRWQPRLLIGLALVVSLTVLSLDYWAVEHRQRDAWMPLALTIRRDLPSEARIVSVTSTDPTLLNLARRQGWLISSKQLTPERLQRWKRSGASHLAGSFLWDKTYRPMPKRRQQRLREMVEASPRAWVDAGSQTYLIPIDDLQPER encoded by the coding sequence ATGCGGCCTCATCCCGCTTTGTCTGGAACAGCCCCTAGGCGGGCCTGGCTGCCCATCGCCATGGGAAGCCTGCTGCGGCTGGTGCAGATCTGGATGCCGGTGCTGGGTGTTCACAGCTGGCGGCAGGCCGATACCGCTGCCATGGCAAGGCATTTCAGCCTGGCGGGCACACCGATCTGGCTGCCGCAGGTCGACTGGGGAGGTGCGAGTGCCGGTTTTGTGGAATCGGAATTTCCCCTCTACCCCTTTCTGGTGAGCCGCCTCTACGGCCTGGTCGGCCTGCACGAGTGGCTGGGCCGCGGTTTGTCGGTGTTCTGCAGCGCCTTGACCATCTGGCTGGTGATGCGCCTGGGGCGGCGTTGGTTCAATCCCGAAGCTGGTTGGTGGGCGGGCCTGGCCTTTGCCATCGCACCGTTGGGGGTGTATTTCGGGCGCGCCTTTCAGGCCGAAGCCCTGTTGCTGATTTGTGCCGCAGGGGCCCTGGAGAGCCTGAGCCTCTGGCGTGAGCGACGCTTGCCCTGGGCCCTGGCCCTGAGCTGGGTGTGCTTCACCAGTGCTGGCCTGATCAAGGTGATTCCACTGCTCTGGTTGGGGCTGCCCCTGCTAGTGGTGCAGCTCAGCTCCAACCCTCAAGGCCAGGCCCCACCCCAGCAGACCCTGCCGAGCCTCGTGCTTCGTCTGCTGGGGCGTCCGGGCTTCTGGCTGTACATCGGCACCAGCCTGATGGCGATCGCCGGCTGGTACTGGCATGCCCATCAACTGGGACAGGCCAGTGGACTGAGCTTCGGGTTTTGGGGATCGGGAGCCGATCGCAGCAGCATCAGTCTCCTGCTGGACCTCAACGGCTGGATCAACCTGCTGGTGCGATTAAGCCTGCGTCTCCTGGCACTGGTGGGGGTGCCGTTTCTGCTGATCGGCCTCAGGGCGAGCTGGCGCAGCGGTGGCGGGCAGATCGCGATCAGCGGCTTGGTGGGGGTGCTGCTCTGCACGATCGCCACCATGCGCTCGAGCACGATTCACGAGTACTACCAGCTGCCGCTGTTGCTGTTCAGTTCCCCCTTGATCGGCTTGGGCTGGCAGACCTGGCACCAGCGGCGGCCCCGCTGGCAGCCTCGGCTGTTGATCGGCCTTGCCCTGGTGGTAAGCCTCACGGTGCTCTCCCTGGATTACTGGGCGGTGGAGCATCGCCAGCGAGACGCATGGATGCCATTGGCCCTCACCATCCGCAGGGATCTGCCCAGCGAGGCTCGGATTGTGAGTGTCACCAGCACCGACCCAACCCTGCTCAACCTGGCCCGCCGTCAGGGCTGGCTGATCTCCAGCAAACAACTGACGCCGGAGCGACTGCAGCGCTGGAAACGGTCTGGAGCCAGCCATCTGGCTGGCAGCTTCCTATGGGACAAGACCTACCGGCCGATGCCGAAGCGGCGGCAACAGCGTCTGCGGGAGATGGTGGAGGCAAGCCCCCGCGCCTGGGTGGACGCTGGCAGCCAGACCTATCTGATTCCGATCGATGACCTCCAGCCCGAGCGCTGA
- the psbD gene encoding photosystem II D2 protein (photosystem q(a) protein) — protein MTIAVGRAPQRGWFDVLDDWLKRDRFVFVGWSGILLLPTAYLAIGGWLTGTTFVTSWYTHGIASSYLEGCNFLTAAVSTPADAMGHSLLLLWGPEAQGDFVRWCQLGGLWAFVALHGAFALIGFMLRQFEIARLVGIRPYNAIAFSGPIAVFVSVFLMYPLGQSSWFFAPSFGVAAIFRFLLFLQGFHNWTLNPFHMMGVAGILGGALLCAIHGATVENTLFEDGEQANTFKAFEPTQEEETYSMVTANRFWSQIFGIAFSNKRWLHFFMLFVPVMGLWTSSIGIIGLALNLRAYDFVSQEIRAAEDPEFETFYTKNILLNEGLRAWMAPADQPHENFVFPEEVLPRGNAL, from the coding sequence ATGACGATCGCTGTAGGACGCGCGCCACAGCGGGGATGGTTTGACGTCCTCGATGACTGGCTCAAGCGCGACCGCTTCGTTTTTGTCGGCTGGTCCGGCATTCTTCTCCTCCCAACGGCCTACCTGGCCATCGGTGGCTGGCTGACAGGCACCACTTTTGTCACCTCCTGGTACACCCACGGCATTGCCTCGTCGTACCTGGAAGGTTGCAACTTCCTGACCGCTGCTGTGTCCACCCCCGCTGATGCGATGGGTCACAGCCTGCTGCTGCTCTGGGGCCCTGAGGCTCAGGGCGACTTCGTTCGCTGGTGTCAGCTCGGCGGCCTCTGGGCCTTCGTGGCTCTGCACGGCGCCTTCGCACTGATCGGCTTCATGCTCCGTCAGTTCGAGATCGCTCGTCTGGTCGGCATCCGCCCTTACAACGCCATCGCCTTCTCCGGTCCGATTGCGGTGTTCGTCAGTGTCTTCCTGATGTACCCCCTCGGCCAGAGCAGCTGGTTCTTCGCGCCCTCCTTCGGTGTGGCTGCGATCTTCCGCTTCCTTCTCTTCCTTCAGGGCTTCCACAACTGGACCCTGAACCCCTTCCACATGATGGGCGTCGCCGGCATCCTCGGCGGTGCACTCCTCTGTGCTATTCACGGCGCCACCGTGGAAAACACCCTGTTTGAGGACGGTGAGCAGGCCAACACCTTCAAGGCGTTCGAGCCCACTCAGGAAGAAGAGACCTATTCCATGGTCACCGCCAACCGCTTCTGGAGCCAGATCTTCGGTATCGCCTTCTCCAACAAGCGCTGGCTGCACTTCTTCATGCTGTTCGTGCCTGTGATGGGCCTATGGACCAGCTCCATCGGCATCATTGGCCTGGCCCTCAACCTGCGCGCCTATGACTTCGTGTCCCAGGAAATCCGCGCTGCAGAAGATCCCGAATTCGAGACCTTCTACACCAAGAACATCCTTCTGAATGAAGGTCTGCGTGCCTGGATGGCACCGGCTGACCAGCCGCACGAAAACTTCGTCTTCCCTGAAGAGGTTCTGCCACGCGGCAACGCCCTTTGA
- a CDS encoding DUF2079 domain-containing protein, which translates to MTSSPSADSRPSQPRSFPPQLLALCAGLGLLLWGVAATRHGLLQSNAYDLGLFDQWAWLIGSGAAPISSMEQVHVLADHGAWMLYLAGAAYRILPSVHWLLASQALALSCTALPVWWLAEQSGLTRRRCWLVCALWWLQPVVFNAALFDFHPETWVMPAFALALWAEREGRPRLWFGLLLLMLGCRDGLVLITAGMAIDLACRRRWRWSLAAGGLSIGWLLLLSRWLYPLLRDGDGPKAAARMFSHLSGGPISVLSGLDWSGGAEYLLLLCLPCIALWRRASLSTLLIGLPLVLVNLLSASASYRTLVHHYSLPLAVVAVVTCIDGLRRQPQPQRGFPWMLCWAMACWLALAKPWFFSGPYLTRIPQLKAVEEAQALIQPQDAVLTTSYLVPQLSQRTTVGFPKNKQSTLVDAGPWNVLLINPTDPGWGSSGKVQKRLLTQAKDRSWSCRSWPTGLELCRAPVASEQQPRPGNAASGSRSMP; encoded by the coding sequence ATGACCTCCAGCCCGAGCGCTGACTCCAGGCCATCGCAGCCGCGGAGCTTTCCCCCGCAGCTGCTGGCGCTGTGCGCAGGGCTGGGCCTGCTGCTCTGGGGCGTTGCGGCGACACGCCATGGCCTGCTCCAGAGCAATGCCTACGACCTGGGGCTGTTCGATCAATGGGCCTGGCTGATCGGATCGGGAGCGGCACCGATCTCCTCAATGGAACAGGTGCATGTGCTGGCCGACCATGGGGCCTGGATGCTTTATCTGGCCGGTGCGGCCTATCGGATCCTGCCCAGCGTGCATTGGCTCCTTGCCAGCCAGGCCCTGGCCCTTAGTTGCACCGCACTACCGGTTTGGTGGCTGGCGGAGCAGTCGGGACTGACCCGACGACGATGCTGGCTGGTCTGCGCGCTGTGGTGGCTGCAGCCAGTGGTGTTCAACGCCGCACTGTTTGATTTCCACCCCGAAACCTGGGTCATGCCGGCCTTCGCCCTGGCGCTCTGGGCCGAGCGTGAAGGCCGCCCCCGGCTCTGGTTTGGCTTGCTGCTGCTGATGCTGGGCTGCCGCGATGGCCTTGTGCTGATCACAGCAGGCATGGCCATCGATCTTGCGTGCCGGCGACGTTGGCGGTGGAGCCTGGCGGCGGGAGGCCTCAGCATCGGCTGGCTGCTCCTGCTCAGCCGTTGGCTGTACCCGCTGCTCCGGGATGGCGACGGCCCCAAGGCTGCAGCGCGGATGTTCAGCCACTTGAGCGGCGGGCCGATCAGCGTTCTCAGTGGCCTGGATTGGAGCGGCGGTGCTGAGTATCTGCTTCTGCTTTGTCTGCCCTGCATCGCCCTGTGGCGGCGGGCCTCCCTCAGCACGTTGCTGATCGGACTGCCGTTGGTGCTGGTGAATCTGCTCTCGGCATCCGCCAGCTACCGCACCCTGGTGCATCACTACAGCCTGCCCCTGGCGGTGGTGGCCGTTGTGACCTGCATCGATGGCCTGCGGCGGCAGCCCCAACCCCAGCGGGGCTTTCCCTGGATGCTGTGCTGGGCCATGGCCTGTTGGCTGGCGCTGGCCAAGCCCTGGTTCTTCTCCGGGCCCTACCTGACTCGAATACCCCAACTCAAAGCCGTCGAGGAGGCCCAGGCTCTGATCCAACCGCAGGATGCCGTGCTCACAACCAGCTATCTGGTGCCGCAACTGAGCCAGCGAACCACGGTTGGTTTCCCCAAGAACAAGCAGAGCACGCTCGTCGATGCTGGCCCCTGGAACGTGCTGCTGATTAATCCCACTGACCCCGGCTGGGGATCAAGCGGCAAGGTGCAGAAACGATTGCTCACTCAAGCCAAGGACAGGAGTTGGAGCTGCCGGAGCTGGCCAACGGGCCTGGAACTATGTCGGGCACCTGTCGCCTCAGAACAACAGCCCCGCCCTGGCAATGCAGCAAGCGGTAGTCGCTCGATGCCCTGA